One Nostoc sp. UHCC 0302 DNA window includes the following coding sequences:
- a CDS encoding AbrB family transcriptional regulator has translation MNQSLSVAPTVEEPTHENPAVTKQQEFVKQLTVLFLEMLLALPLGLLLAKFRSGGIAWIFGGIVAGTVVLQGCRIFYQYSPKPNRTARKVGMALVGLNVGASNGYSDIATVASNVPIFIFLTLFLLLCGSCIGYIYSRVSKTNLLTAMLATVPGGVGVMAAIAADYDRNVSLVALVQAIRVTSVVFLIPLIAKTSVGNYWNSPTLPVKNALLNFDPSQLGLLLLVLLITGLVVYFAILFKIPAGDFFGALLIGIGFNPLLHLLPFTGDIHFNPPQLINLLGQMLLGITIGEYWGDKATFGKKTIVYALMSVAMTLAAGAIAAILAMQLTSWDWLTCLLVTAPGGSAEMILVSLALHHNVEVVTTGHLVRLIAINSSLPLWIFLFRRLDSEVSKVETRHGASLQVKS, from the coding sequence ATGAATCAAAGCCTAAGTGTTGCTCCTACTGTGGAGGAACCCACTCATGAAAATCCTGCTGTGACTAAGCAACAGGAGTTTGTCAAGCAATTAACTGTTTTGTTTTTGGAAATGCTTTTGGCATTACCTTTGGGTTTACTCTTAGCAAAATTTCGCAGTGGCGGAATTGCCTGGATATTCGGTGGAATTGTTGCTGGGACAGTGGTTCTTCAAGGATGTCGGATTTTTTATCAATATTCCCCTAAACCTAACCGCACTGCCAGAAAAGTAGGTATGGCACTTGTAGGATTGAATGTTGGCGCTTCTAATGGCTATAGCGATATAGCCACTGTTGCTTCTAATGTCCCAATTTTTATATTTCTGACCTTATTTCTATTGCTGTGTGGCAGCTGCATTGGCTACATTTACTCCCGTGTGAGCAAAACTAACCTATTGACAGCAATGTTGGCTACAGTTCCTGGAGGTGTAGGAGTGATGGCAGCGATCGCAGCGGATTACGATAGAAATGTTAGTCTTGTAGCTTTAGTTCAAGCAATTCGCGTTACTAGTGTAGTTTTTCTGATTCCTCTAATTGCCAAGACATCAGTTGGTAATTATTGGAATTCGCCAACACTTCCCGTCAAAAATGCTTTACTTAATTTTGATCCATCTCAATTAGGACTACTTTTATTAGTATTGCTAATCACTGGATTAGTAGTTTATTTCGCTATTTTATTTAAAATTCCTGCGGGCGATTTTTTTGGTGCATTGTTGATTGGTATAGGGTTTAATCCTTTGCTACATTTGTTGCCTTTTACAGGTGATATTCATTTTAATCCGCCCCAACTAATCAATTTATTAGGTCAAATGCTTTTGGGAATTACCATTGGTGAGTATTGGGGAGATAAAGCCACTTTTGGGAAAAAAACTATAGTTTACGCCTTGATGTCTGTAGCAATGACCCTTGCAGCCGGAGCGATCGCTGCTATACTTGCGATGCAATTAACTAGTTGGGACTGGTTGACTTGTCTGTTAGTCACAGCACCAGGAGGATCAGCAGAAATGATTTTGGTTTCTTTAGCATTGCATCATAATGTTGAAGTTGTCACCACTGGTCATTTAGTGCGACTGATTGCAATTAATAGTTCTCTACCACTTTGGATATTTTTGTTTCGTCGTCTTGATAGTGAAGTTTCAAAAGTAGAGACGCGTCATGGCGCGTCTCTACAAGTCAAGAGTTAG
- a CDS encoding ATP-binding cassette domain-containing protein, whose translation MLREKADWSEPPAREPRPTILETQGLTRNFGKVTAVNNLNISVEQGEIFGLLGPNGAGKSTVIKMLTTLLPLSAGKAILAGYDVARQSNAVRRVIGYVPQALSADGTLTGYENLLIFAKLYEISSKHRDRRIREILEFMGLQNAAQRLVRTYSGGMIRKLEIAISILHQPEILFLDEPTVGLDPIARTQVWQLVQQLCTDYGTTIFLTTHFLEEADSICNRVVIMQQGEVVTTGTPSELKASLNKPNATLDDVFIHYTGDQLTSGVNYRDTARIRRAAQRLG comes from the coding sequence ATACTGAGAGAAAAAGCAGATTGGTCAGAACCACCTGCCAGAGAGCCAAGACCAACCATTCTGGAAACCCAGGGGCTGACGCGCAACTTTGGCAAAGTAACCGCTGTTAATAACTTGAACATATCTGTAGAACAGGGTGAAATATTTGGCTTGCTAGGGCCGAATGGGGCAGGCAAAAGTACAGTTATTAAGATGTTGACGACTTTGCTACCTCTGAGTGCTGGGAAAGCAATCCTAGCTGGCTATGATGTAGCTCGTCAATCTAACGCTGTCAGACGGGTTATTGGCTATGTACCTCAAGCTCTTTCGGCTGATGGTACGCTGACAGGTTATGAAAATCTGTTAATCTTTGCCAAGCTGTATGAAATTTCTTCTAAGCATCGCGATCGCCGCATCCGTGAGATTCTGGAGTTCATGGGTTTACAGAATGCTGCACAGCGCTTGGTGCGAACTTACTCTGGTGGGATGATCCGCAAACTAGAAATTGCTATATCAATTCTGCATCAACCCGAAATTTTGTTTCTTGATGAGCCAACTGTCGGTTTAGATCCAATTGCCCGTACTCAAGTCTGGCAACTTGTACAACAACTCTGTACTGATTACGGCACAACTATATTTTTAACAACCCACTTTTTAGAAGAAGCGGACAGCATATGTAACCGAGTGGTGATTATGCAACAAGGTGAAGTTGTGACCACAGGCACACCAAGCGAATTAAAAGCCTCTTTGAATAAACCCAACGCCACCTTAGATGATGTGTTTATTCACTATACAGGTGACCAGTTAACATCAGGAGTGAACTATCGTGATACAGCCAGAATCAGACGTGCTGCTCAACGGTTGGGTTAA
- a CDS encoding ABC transporter permease — MIQPESDVLLNGWVKAPPTRKRNFISATRELVTKTFAIAELEVRKLRHDPTDLVVRAVQPSLWLLIFGQVFSRIREIPTGSLPYLDFMAAGILAQSVLNVAIFTGGMTLIWERDLGIVQKFLASPTPRIAMVLGKALACGVRCLSQVAVIYVLAFFLGVKLNLHPLAFLQVLLLVMLGAGCFCIFSLIVGCLAKTRERMTGIGQMLTMPLFFASNAIYPISMMPDWLKFISHLNPLTYQVDGLRSAMLLNGSSVYGIGWDVVILLLTLIGLAIISGRLYPRVGM, encoded by the coding sequence GTGATACAGCCAGAATCAGACGTGCTGCTCAACGGTTGGGTTAAAGCACCACCAACTCGCAAAAGAAATTTTATCTCTGCAACTAGAGAGCTAGTTACTAAAACTTTTGCGATCGCCGAATTAGAAGTACGTAAACTACGCCACGATCCCACTGATTTAGTAGTTAGAGCCGTGCAACCGTCATTATGGTTGCTGATATTTGGGCAAGTATTCTCTCGCATTCGAGAGATTCCGACAGGCAGTTTACCTTATTTAGACTTTATGGCTGCGGGCATTCTTGCTCAAAGCGTGTTGAATGTAGCTATTTTTACTGGTGGAATGACACTAATTTGGGAGCGGGATTTAGGGATTGTACAGAAATTTCTGGCAAGTCCTACACCCCGCATCGCAATGGTTTTAGGCAAAGCTTTAGCTTGTGGAGTACGTTGCTTATCACAGGTAGCAGTCATTTATGTATTGGCCTTTTTCTTAGGCGTCAAACTCAATCTCCATCCTTTAGCTTTTTTGCAAGTGCTACTACTGGTAATGCTAGGGGCGGGTTGTTTTTGTATTTTTTCGTTAATTGTTGGCTGTTTGGCAAAAACCCGCGAACGGATGACAGGAATTGGGCAAATGTTAACTATGCCGTTATTTTTTGCCAGCAATGCCATTTATCCAATTTCAATGATGCCCGACTGGTTAAAATTTATTTCCCACTTGAATCCTTTAACATATCAGGTTGACGGCTTACGCAGTGCAATGCTACTCAATGGCTCTAGCGTCTATGGCATTGGTTGGGATGTTGTAATTCTTTTATTGACATTAATTGGCTTAGCCATCATCAGTGGACGACTTTATCCACGGGTGGGAATGTAA
- a CDS encoding MarR family transcriptional regulator gives MTLDKPVKGATSEECAARVMDTVPLIMRFIRAEMRAHKAAFLSIPQLRSLAFINRNPGASLSDLADHLGITSATASATTERLVQRNLVQRSHHPQERRRIVLNLTDEGKYHLQQALDHTRAHIGDLLKGLTAEEISHIEEVLALLKNVFEQTELNSPKQ, from the coding sequence ATGACCTTGGATAAACCCGTTAAAGGTGCAACATCCGAAGAATGTGCCGCAAGAGTAATGGATACAGTTCCATTAATAATGCGGTTTATCCGAGCTGAGATGCGCGCTCACAAAGCCGCTTTTCTGTCTATACCTCAGTTGCGATCGCTAGCATTTATTAACCGTAATCCTGGTGCTTCTTTATCTGATCTGGCAGATCATTTGGGTATCACCTCTGCCACAGCATCAGCCACTACAGAACGGTTGGTACAACGCAACTTAGTGCAACGCTCTCATCATCCCCAAGAGCGACGACGAATAGTCCTCAATCTCACGGATGAGGGTAAGTATCATCTTCAACAAGCCCTCGATCATACTCGCGCTCATATTGGTGACCTGCTCAAAGGTCTGACAGCCGAGGAAATTTCTCACATTGAAGAAGTTTTAGCTCTACTAAAGAATGTCTTCGAGCAAA